One Thermus sp. CCB_US3_UF1 DNA window includes the following coding sequences:
- a CDS encoding divergent PAP2 family protein, which translates to MDLLANQIFWTALLANFLAQTLKLFIYYVLEGRFQWERFLETGGMPSSHSATVSALAIGVGLEEGFGSSLFAVAAVFALIVMYDATGIRRAAGLHAQLLNQLVQELQKVLEKGPAPEPLKELLGHTYLEVLVGALLGALVALLSFHLFPAA; encoded by the coding sequence ATGGACCTCCTCGCTAACCAGATCTTCTGGACAGCCCTCCTGGCCAACTTCCTGGCCCAGACCCTGAAGCTTTTCATCTACTACGTCCTCGAGGGCCGCTTTCAATGGGAGCGCTTCCTGGAAACCGGGGGGATGCCCAGCTCCCACTCGGCCACGGTGAGCGCCCTGGCCATAGGGGTGGGGCTGGAGGAGGGTTTTGGCTCCTCCCTTTTCGCCGTGGCCGCGGTCTTCGCCCTGATCGTCATGTACGACGCCACCGGCATCCGCCGGGCCGCGGGGCTCCACGCCCAGCTCCTGAACCAGCTGGTGCAGGAATTGCAGAAGGTGCTGGAGAAGGGCCCGGCCCCTGAGCCCCTGAAAGAGCTTCTGGGCCACACCTACCTCGAGGTCCTGGTGGGGGCCCTCCTGGGGGCCTTGGTGGCCCTCCTCAGCTTTCACCTCTTCCCGGCGGCGTAA
- a CDS encoding L-lactate dehydrogenase produces the protein MKVGIVGSGFVGSAAAYAMALTGAVREVVLVDLDESLARAHAEDILHATPFAHPVWVRAGGYPELAGARVVVLAAGVAQRPGETRLQLLDRNAQVFAQIVPRVLQVAPEAILLVATNPVDVMTQVAYRLSGLPPGRVVGSGTILDTARFRALLAEHLRVAPQSVHAYVVGEHGDSEVLLFSGAQVGGVPLLAFAEARGTPLTPEDLRRIDEGVRRAAYRIIAGKGATYYGIGAGLARLVRAILTDEKGVYTVSVFTPGVEGVGEVALSLPRILGAEGVEATVYPSLDEGERQALRRSAEILKEAASSLGF, from the coding sequence ATGAAGGTCGGCATCGTGGGCTCAGGTTTTGTGGGCAGCGCCGCCGCCTACGCCATGGCCCTCACGGGGGCGGTGCGGGAGGTGGTGCTGGTGGACCTGGACGAGAGCCTGGCCCGGGCCCACGCCGAGGACATCCTCCACGCCACCCCCTTCGCCCACCCCGTGTGGGTGCGGGCGGGGGGCTACCCCGAGCTGGCGGGGGCCCGGGTGGTGGTCCTGGCGGCCGGGGTGGCCCAGCGGCCCGGGGAGACCCGGCTCCAGCTCTTGGACCGCAACGCCCAGGTCTTTGCCCAGATCGTGCCCCGGGTGCTCCAGGTGGCCCCCGAGGCCATTTTGCTGGTGGCCACCAACCCCGTGGACGTGATGACCCAGGTGGCCTACCGCCTTTCCGGCCTGCCCCCGGGTCGGGTGGTGGGCTCGGGTACCATCCTGGACACCGCCCGCTTCCGCGCCCTCCTGGCCGAGCACCTGCGGGTGGCCCCCCAGTCGGTGCACGCCTACGTGGTGGGGGAGCACGGGGATTCGGAGGTCCTTCTCTTCTCGGGGGCCCAGGTGGGGGGCGTGCCCCTGCTGGCCTTCGCCGAGGCCCGGGGGACCCCCCTTACCCCAGAGGACCTGCGGCGCATCGATGAGGGGGTGCGCCGGGCGGCTTACCGCATCATCGCCGGCAAGGGGGCCACCTACTACGGCATCGGGGCCGGCCTGGCCCGGCTGGTGCGGGCCATCCTCACCGACGAGAAGGGGGTTTATACCGTGAGCGTCTTCACCCCTGGGGTGGAGGGGGTGGGGGAGGTGGCCCTTTCCCTGCCGCGGATCCTGGGGGCGGAAGGGGTGGAGGCCACCGTCTACCCCAGCCTGGACGAAGGGGAGCGCCAGGCCCTAAGGCGAAGCGCCGAGATCCTGAAGGAAGCCGCCTCCTCCCTGGGCTTTTAA
- a CDS encoding alpha/beta hydrolase-fold protein codes for MVRVGRRTLTFIPPPEAVALVGDFTDWERNPLPLTGPLTLEFPEGAYVEYAFLDREGRPFPDPDNPELADNPWWTYPRAVRLPGFRYEAPPEPQAEPRVERHRLGERRFYVAHTGEKPKATVVAQDGVAFYRTAGLHKVAQALLEAGEIPPVRLVFVEPLERNREYRFSEAYEAEFHRVLEAVEGAYGPLGEVVLVGASLGGLFSLWQAWRHPGRFAKVLALSPALKAHPGGQDAYRDQEWLLQRYAEAEVLPRVYLEVGLLEWLLGPNRRFAALLADRKAPHAYRERPSGHNWVTWKQALAPGLRYLLGEA; via the coding sequence GTGGTTCGCGTGGGCCGACGCACCCTCACCTTCATCCCGCCCCCGGAGGCGGTGGCCCTGGTGGGCGATTTCACCGACTGGGAGCGGAATCCCCTTCCCCTTACGGGCCCCCTTACCCTGGAGTTCCCCGAGGGGGCCTATGTGGAGTACGCCTTCCTGGACCGGGAGGGAAGGCCCTTTCCCGACCCCGACAACCCCGAACTGGCGGATAACCCCTGGTGGACCTATCCCCGGGCCGTGCGCCTCCCGGGGTTCCGCTACGAAGCCCCTCCCGAGCCCCAGGCGGAGCCCCGGGTGGAGCGGCACCGCCTGGGGGAGCGGCGCTTTTACGTGGCCCATACGGGGGAAAAGCCCAAGGCCACGGTGGTGGCCCAGGACGGGGTGGCCTTCTACCGCACCGCGGGCCTGCACAAGGTGGCCCAGGCCCTGCTGGAGGCGGGGGAGATCCCCCCTGTGCGCTTGGTCTTCGTGGAGCCCCTGGAGCGGAACCGGGAGTACCGCTTTTCCGAGGCCTATGAGGCCGAGTTCCACCGGGTGCTGGAGGCGGTGGAGGGGGCCTATGGGCCCCTAGGGGAGGTGGTCCTGGTGGGGGCCTCCTTGGGGGGGCTTTTCTCCTTGTGGCAGGCCTGGCGGCACCCCGGACGGTTCGCCAAGGTCCTGGCCCTCTCCCCCGCCCTCAAGGCCCACCCCGGAGGGCAGGACGCCTACCGGGACCAGGAGTGGCTCCTTCAGCGCTACGCCGAGGCCGAGGTCCTGCCCCGGGTCTACCTGGAGGTGGGCCTTCTGGAGTGGCTCCTAGGGCCAAACCGCCGCTTCGCCGCCCTTCTCGCCGACCGCAAGGCCCCCCACGCCTACCGGGAAAGGCCCTCGGGGCACAACTGGGTGACCTGGAAGCAGGCCCTGGCCCCAGGGCTTCGCTACCTGTTGGGGGAGGCGTGA
- a CDS encoding (Fe-S)-binding protein: protein MLTLPEKILFILLMAGSLYFAYTGFRRVYLAIRRGRPEDRFDRLPERIGRAIWLTLTQKTVFKRRPLVSLLHAFVFYGFVYYLLVNLVDLLEGFFPLHARGGLWNPYNLVADLLTAAILVGILGLMVRRYLAAPHDFTWNPKVPLHERVRQGIPRDSAIVGAFITFHVGSRLLSKSAHLAQTEPDPFQPVASLLAGALAGASPGTLVFLEHFFWWGALGSILLFLPYFPRSKHIHLLMGPINLAFRSEKPGALLPLDLEKEEEKFGAEKLEDLSWKRLLDAYACIMCNRCQEVCPAYTTGKALSPAAILISERYELNDILPAFAGGAESPRPLMDFALNEEALWACTTCMACVEVCPVGNEQMLHILDVRRAKVLMEGEFPQELNNAFRGMERSGNPWGIGQDKRLDWAEGLAVPTVEEKPHPEVLYWVGCAPSYDPRAQRIARSMVEILNAAGVDWAVLGRREKCTGDAARRAGNEYLFFQLATENVETLNGVAPKTIVTTCPHCFHTLGNEYQAFGGSYRVVHHSEFIAELLRTGRLRVSEETRKVVFHDPCYLGRHNGVYEAPREVLKGVGLKLAEPPRNREGSFCCGAGGAQFWKEEEPGAMRVSENRYRELKATGAEVIATGCPFCMAMMNVEVAQDQAPPEVLDLAELVARSLKA from the coding sequence ATGCTGACCCTACCGGAAAAAATCCTCTTCATCCTGCTCATGGCGGGAAGCCTTTACTTCGCCTACACCGGCTTCCGCCGCGTCTACTTGGCCATCCGCCGCGGCCGGCCCGAGGACCGCTTTGACCGCTTGCCGGAGCGGATAGGCCGGGCCATCTGGCTCACCCTGACCCAGAAGACCGTCTTCAAGCGCAGGCCCTTGGTTTCCCTCCTGCACGCCTTCGTGTTTTACGGCTTCGTCTACTACCTCCTGGTCAACCTGGTGGACCTCCTGGAGGGCTTCTTCCCCCTGCACGCCCGAGGGGGGCTTTGGAACCCTTACAATCTGGTGGCGGATCTCCTCACCGCGGCCATCCTGGTGGGGATCCTGGGCCTGATGGTGCGCCGTTACCTGGCCGCCCCCCACGACTTCACCTGGAACCCCAAGGTGCCCCTGCACGAGCGGGTCCGCCAGGGCATTCCCCGGGACTCGGCCATCGTGGGGGCCTTCATCACCTTCCACGTGGGCAGCCGCCTCCTCTCCAAGTCCGCCCACCTGGCCCAGACCGAGCCGGATCCCTTCCAGCCCGTGGCCAGCCTGCTGGCCGGGGCCTTGGCCGGGGCTTCCCCGGGGACCCTGGTCTTCCTGGAGCACTTCTTCTGGTGGGGTGCCTTGGGCTCCATCCTCCTCTTCCTGCCCTACTTCCCCCGCTCCAAGCACATCCACCTCCTGATGGGGCCCATCAACCTGGCCTTCCGCAGCGAAAAGCCCGGGGCGCTCCTGCCCCTGGACCTCGAGAAGGAGGAGGAGAAATTCGGGGCGGAGAAGCTGGAAGACCTTTCCTGGAAACGGCTTTTGGATGCCTACGCCTGTATCATGTGCAACCGCTGCCAGGAGGTCTGCCCGGCCTACACCACGGGCAAGGCCCTTTCCCCCGCGGCCATCCTCATCTCCGAGCGCTACGAGCTGAACGATATCCTTCCCGCCTTTGCCGGCGGGGCGGAAAGCCCCAGGCCCCTCATGGACTTCGCCCTCAACGAGGAGGCCCTTTGGGCCTGCACCACCTGCATGGCCTGCGTGGAGGTCTGCCCCGTGGGCAACGAGCAGATGCTCCACATCCTGGACGTGCGCCGGGCCAAGGTGCTCATGGAAGGGGAGTTCCCCCAGGAGCTGAACAACGCCTTCCGCGGCATGGAGCGCTCCGGCAACCCCTGGGGCATCGGCCAGGACAAGCGCCTGGACTGGGCCGAGGGGCTGGCCGTGCCCACGGTGGAGGAGAAGCCCCACCCCGAGGTCCTCTACTGGGTGGGCTGCGCCCCCAGCTACGACCCCCGGGCCCAGAGGATCGCCCGGAGCATGGTGGAGATCCTGAACGCCGCCGGGGTGGACTGGGCGGTGCTGGGCAGGCGGGAGAAGTGCACCGGGGATGCCGCCCGGCGTGCGGGGAACGAGTACCTGTTCTTCCAGCTGGCCACGGAAAACGTGGAAACCCTGAACGGGGTGGCCCCCAAGACCATCGTCACCACCTGCCCCCACTGCTTCCACACCCTGGGCAACGAGTACCAGGCCTTCGGCGGGTCCTACCGGGTGGTGCACCACTCGGAGTTCATCGCCGAGCTCCTGCGCACGGGCCGGCTAAGGGTTTCGGAGGAGACCCGCAAGGTGGTCTTCCACGATCCCTGCTACCTGGGCCGGCATAACGGCGTCTACGAGGCCCCCCGGGAGGTGCTGAAGGGGGTGGGCCTGAAGCTGGCCGAGCCCCCGCGGAACCGGGAGGGAAGCTTCTGCTGCGGGGCGGGTGGGGCCCAGTTCTGGAAGGAGGAGGAACCCGGGGCCATGCGGGTTTCCGAGAACCGTTACCGGGAGCTGAAGGCCACTGGGGCCGAGGTGATCGCCACGGGTTGCCCCTTCTGCATGGCCATGATGAACGTGGAGGTGGCCCAGGACCAAGCCCCCCCGGAGGTGCTGGACCTGGCCGAGCTGGTGGCCCGCTCCCTCAAGGCCTAG
- a CDS encoding bifunctional 2-polyprenyl-6-hydroxyphenol methylase/3-demethylubiquinol 3-O-methyltransferase UbiG, which translates to MPRDWDAFYRRAPTPGPPAFVVRAFGPFLPPGRVLDLAGGLGRNARYFRERGHLVVLVERSREALRQLAGTPGLTLLEADLEAPGALAHLPPGPFAGIVLSYYVNRPLLQALPPLLAPGGLLLVEGFSRREAERRGRPESPFYWEPWELLTPPLGLALRAFGEGWMEGYRAFAVYGKP; encoded by the coding sequence ATGCCTAGGGACTGGGACGCCTTCTACCGCAGGGCCCCTACGCCGGGGCCTCCCGCCTTCGTGGTGCGGGCCTTTGGCCCCTTTCTGCCCCCAGGGAGGGTGCTGGACCTGGCGGGAGGGCTTGGGCGCAACGCCCGCTACTTCCGGGAGCGGGGCCACCTGGTGGTGCTGGTGGAGCGGAGCCGGGAGGCCCTGCGCCAGCTCGCCGGCACCCCGGGCCTCACCCTCCTGGAGGCCGACCTCGAGGCCCCAGGGGCCCTGGCCCACCTCCCCCCGGGCCCCTTTGCCGGGATCGTCCTGAGCTACTACGTGAACCGCCCCCTCCTCCAGGCCCTCCCGCCCCTCCTGGCCCCCGGGGGGCTCCTGCTGGTGGAAGGGTTTAGCCGCCGGGAGGCCGAGAGGCGGGGCCGGCCGGAAAGCCCCTTTTACTGGGAGCCATGGGAACTCCTCACCCCTCCCTTGGGCCTGGCCCTCCGGGCCTTCGGGGAGGGGTGGATGGAGGGCTACCGGGCCTTCGCCGTCTACGGCAAGCCCTAG